A single window of Thermoanaerobaculia bacterium DNA harbors:
- a CDS encoding IPT/TIG domain-containing protein, giving the protein MRAAVTRLLPTLALVLPFVTSLPGLAAAQGPFRDLSPASFAALAPRGVAEAPLPRSFRALAVDLGELEDLLALAPAEGSSAALTAPLLVALPYPDGSDRLFRVEESPVLEPELAARYPELRTFTVQGADDPTAGGRLSFTPLGFHAMVLATEGTIYIDPYRRGEGQVALSFFKSEGRRAPGAPFVCEVREEGRQASSLEVERPAPPSAVVASGGTLRTYRLALAATGEYSTAVCAPNPAAVACALNAMVVSMNRVNAIYEREVAVRMVLVANNNLIVYTNGTTDPYTNNSGSTMLGENQTNLNTVIGSANYDIGHVFSTGGGGVAALQVPCTASKARGVTGSSNPVGDGFDVDYVAHEMGHQFGGAHTFNGTTSNCGGGNRSASSAYEPGSGSTIMAYAGICGAEDLQPHSDDTFHSRSFDQIVAFSTGATGNSCAASSATGNTPPVAEAGAAFTVPKQTPFTLTGGATDDDGDTPTYMWEEFDLGTASPPNTDAAAVRPIFRSFVPLAAPSRTFPRLSDILANVETLGESMSTRNRTMTFRLTARDNRAGGGGVDWDSTMVTVHATAGPFRVTQPDTALSWAGNSVQTVTWNVAGTDAAPIACGEVAIELSIDGGQSLANVLAAATANDGSETVVVPNLATTQARVRVACVGNIFFDVSNMNFTITPALAPSLGSVLPASGSEWGGTLVVLTGTNFVDGATVEFGGLPATSVTFVSSTSISAMTPVHAAGAVAVAVANPDAQVASLPGAFTFLPDLPWSDGFESADLSRWSLSIP; this is encoded by the coding sequence ATGCGCGCTGCCGTCACTCGGCTTCTCCCCACCCTCGCTCTCGTCCTTCCCTTCGTGACCAGCCTGCCCGGCCTGGCCGCCGCGCAAGGCCCCTTTCGCGATCTCTCCCCGGCGTCGTTCGCCGCTCTCGCACCGCGCGGAGTCGCGGAGGCCCCCCTGCCGCGGAGCTTCCGTGCGCTCGCGGTCGACCTGGGCGAGCTCGAAGACCTCCTGGCACTCGCGCCGGCGGAGGGGTCGTCCGCGGCGCTCACCGCGCCGCTCCTCGTCGCCCTGCCCTACCCGGACGGCAGCGACCGGCTCTTTCGGGTGGAGGAGTCCCCGGTCCTCGAACCGGAGCTCGCGGCGCGCTATCCAGAGCTCCGGACTTTCACGGTTCAGGGCGCGGACGACCCGACGGCTGGCGGGCGCCTGAGTTTCACCCCCCTTGGGTTCCACGCCATGGTGCTCGCGACCGAGGGCACGATCTACATCGATCCCTATCGTCGCGGGGAGGGGCAGGTCGCCCTCTCCTTCTTCAAGAGCGAGGGGCGCCGCGCTCCAGGAGCCCCTTTCGTTTGTGAGGTCCGGGAGGAGGGTCGACAGGCGAGCTCGTTGGAAGTCGAGCGCCCCGCCCCGCCATCAGCGGTCGTCGCCTCCGGCGGTACCCTGCGCACCTATCGCCTGGCGTTGGCGGCGACCGGCGAGTATTCGACGGCGGTCTGCGCGCCGAACCCGGCGGCGGTCGCCTGCGCGCTGAATGCCATGGTGGTCTCGATGAACCGGGTGAACGCCATCTACGAGCGTGAGGTGGCGGTCCGCATGGTGCTGGTCGCCAATAACAATCTGATTGTCTACACCAACGGCACCACCGACCCCTACACCAACAACAGCGGCTCGACGATGCTGGGTGAGAACCAGACCAACCTCAACACCGTCATCGGCAGCGCCAACTACGATATCGGCCACGTCTTCTCGACCGGCGGCGGGGGTGTCGCCGCTCTCCAGGTGCCGTGCACCGCCAGCAAGGCGCGGGGTGTCACCGGCAGCTCGAATCCGGTCGGCGACGGCTTCGACGTCGACTACGTCGCCCACGAGATGGGGCATCAGTTCGGCGGCGCCCACACCTTCAACGGCACGACCAGCAACTGTGGCGGCGGCAACCGGAGCGCCTCCTCGGCCTACGAGCCGGGCAGCGGATCGACGATCATGGCCTACGCCGGCATCTGCGGCGCCGAGGATCTGCAGCCGCACAGCGACGACACGTTCCACAGCCGGAGCTTCGACCAGATCGTCGCCTTTTCGACCGGCGCGACCGGGAACTCCTGTGCCGCGAGCTCGGCCACCGGCAACACGCCACCGGTCGCCGAGGCCGGCGCGGCGTTCACCGTTCCGAAACAGACGCCGTTCACCCTCACCGGTGGGGCGACCGATGACGATGGCGACACCCCGACCTATATGTGGGAGGAGTTCGATCTCGGCACCGCCTCACCGCCCAATACCGACGCCGCCGCGGTGCGGCCGATCTTCCGCTCGTTCGTGCCGCTCGCCGCACCGAGCCGGACCTTCCCGCGTCTCTCCGACATCCTGGCCAATGTCGAAACGCTCGGCGAGTCGATGTCGACGCGCAATCGCACGATGACCTTCCGCCTGACGGCGCGGGACAACCGCGCCGGCGGGGGTGGCGTCGACTGGGACTCGACGATGGTGACGGTCCACGCGACGGCGGGGCCGTTCCGGGTTACCCAGCCCGATACCGCCCTGAGCTGGGCCGGGAACAGCGTTCAGACGGTGACCTGGAACGTCGCCGGAACCGACGCCGCGCCGATCGCCTGCGGCGAAGTCGCGATCGAGCTCTCGATCGACGGCGGGCAGAGTCTCGCGAACGTCCTCGCGGCCGCGACCGCGAACGACGGCTCCGAGACGGTCGTCGTCCCCAACCTGGCGACGACGCAGGCGCGGGTGCGCGTCGCCTGTGTCGGCAACATCTTCTTCGACGTCTCCAACATGAACTTCACGATCACGCCCGCCCTGGCGCCCTCGCTGGGGTCGGTTCTGCCGGCCAGCGGGAGCGAGTGGGGAGGTACGCTGGTCGTTCTGACCGGCACGAACTTCGTCGACGGCGCGACGGTCGAGTTCGGAGGCCTCCCGGCGACGTCGGTGACCTTCGTCAGCTCCACCTCCATCTCCGCGATGACACCGGTTCATGCTGCCGGTGCCGTCGCCGTCGCGGTCGCCAACCCGGATGCCCAGGTCGCCAGCCTGCCTGGGGCCTTCACGTTCTTGCCCGACCTGCCGTGGAGCGACGGCTTCGAGTCCGCGGACCTGTCGCGGTGGAGTCTCTCCATTCCCTGA
- a CDS encoding winged helix-turn-helix transcriptional regulator: MRPEPTDDFYERIAERLKALAEPTRLKILHALEDQELCVSDILAVVGGSQANVSKHLSKMRASGVLASRREGTSIFYRVVDPAAFTICRTVCDALEQRAASEHQLLRSVAQAARKATP; encoded by the coding sequence ATGAGACCCGAGCCGACGGACGACTTCTACGAGCGCATCGCCGAACGCTTGAAGGCGCTCGCCGAACCGACGCGCCTGAAGATCCTGCACGCGCTCGAAGACCAGGAGCTCTGCGTCTCGGATATCCTGGCGGTGGTCGGCGGCAGCCAGGCGAACGTCTCGAAGCACCTTTCCAAGATGCGGGCGAGCGGCGTGCTGGCGTCCCGCCGCGAAGGAACCAGCATTTTCTACCGGGTCGTCGATCCGGCTGCCTTCACCATCTGCCGCACGGTCTGTGACGCCCTCGAGCAGCGCGCGGCATCCGAACATCAACTGCTCCGAAGCGTCGCCCAGGCGGCGCGAAAGGCCACGCCATGA
- a CDS encoding RtcB family protein — MPAVLVLGSHEPNTLAQLADVARRAERVALMADGHLGYIMPVGGVAAYRHRVSVAGVGFDIACGNCAVRTDLVAGDLPRERLELLADRIQREISFGIGRTNDANDAPDDHPLFEDAAWSAVPAGLPERERLRQLARDQLGTVGSGNHYVDLFADEEERVWVGVHFGSRGFGHTVASGFMAIGKGRSWGERVPETEALFDLASDAGERYWRLMELAGRYAYAGREWVCRKVAAQIVGGEIVETVHNHHNFAWRERHFGEELIVVRKGATPAFPGQPGFVGASMTGTSVILCGVGETGGAADAQRAAMYSTVHGAGRVMSRSEAAGRRHRFGPRAGTLVRGADGKAVRPGKVSDEMLRTAVRESGVVLRGAGPDESPFAYRRLDEVLAQQPGIEILHRLRPLAVVMAGADELDPYKD, encoded by the coding sequence ATGCCGGCCGTGCTCGTCCTCGGCAGCCACGAACCGAACACTCTCGCCCAGCTCGCCGACGTTGCGCGGCGCGCCGAGCGCGTGGCGCTCATGGCCGACGGGCATCTCGGCTACATCATGCCGGTGGGAGGCGTGGCGGCCTATCGGCATCGGGTTTCCGTCGCCGGCGTCGGTTTCGACATCGCCTGCGGCAACTGCGCCGTACGCACCGATCTTGTCGCGGGCGATCTGCCCCGGGAGCGGCTCGAGCTGCTCGCGGACCGGATCCAGCGCGAGATCTCGTTCGGCATCGGCCGGACCAACGACGCGAACGACGCTCCGGACGACCACCCGCTCTTCGAGGATGCGGCCTGGAGCGCGGTGCCCGCCGGCCTCCCCGAGCGCGAACGACTGCGCCAGCTGGCACGCGATCAGCTGGGCACGGTCGGTTCCGGCAACCACTACGTGGACCTCTTCGCCGACGAGGAGGAGCGGGTCTGGGTCGGCGTGCATTTCGGCTCGCGCGGCTTCGGCCACACCGTCGCGTCGGGCTTCATGGCGATCGGGAAGGGCAGGTCCTGGGGGGAGCGGGTGCCCGAAACGGAGGCGCTGTTCGACCTGGCGAGCGATGCGGGGGAGCGCTACTGGCGCCTGATGGAGCTCGCGGGCCGCTACGCTTACGCCGGCCGCGAGTGGGTCTGCCGCAAGGTGGCGGCGCAGATCGTCGGCGGCGAGATCGTCGAGACGGTCCACAACCACCACAACTTCGCCTGGCGCGAGCGACACTTCGGTGAAGAGCTGATCGTGGTCCGGAAGGGCGCGACGCCGGCGTTCCCCGGTCAACCCGGTTTCGTTGGCGCTTCGATGACCGGTACCTCGGTGATCCTCTGCGGCGTCGGCGAAACCGGCGGCGCCGCGGACGCGCAGCGCGCGGCGATGTACTCGACGGTGCACGGCGCAGGGCGCGTCATGTCGCGTTCGGAGGCCGCCGGCAGGCGCCACCGCTTCGGACCGAGAGCCGGCACCCTGGTGCGCGGTGCCGACGGCAAGGCCGTGCGACCGGGCAAAGTCTCGGACGAGATGCTGCGCACCGCAGTGCGCGAATCGGGAGTCGTTCTGCGCGGCGCAGGGCCCGACGAGAGCCCATTCGCCTATCGCCGGCTCGACGAGGTGCTGGCGCAGCAACCGGGCATCGAGATCCTGCACCGGCTCCGCCCGCTCGCCGTCGTCATGGCGGGCGCGGACGAGCTCGACCCTTACAAGGATTGA
- a CDS encoding DUF2892 domain-containing protein has protein sequence MNVNEALRLIAGFFILLSVALGWFVHPNFYLFTAFVGLNLLQSAFTRWCPMMAILRKAGVKES, from the coding sequence ATGAACGTCAACGAAGCGCTGCGCCTGATCGCCGGATTCTTCATCCTCCTCTCGGTCGCCCTCGGCTGGTTCGTCCACCCGAACTTCTACCTGTTCACCGCCTTCGTCGGTCTGAACCTCCTGCAGTCGGCCTTCACGAGGTGGTGCCCGATGATGGCCATCCTGCGCAAGGCGGGCGTGAAGGAGTCGTGA